A genome region from Gaiellales bacterium includes the following:
- a CDS encoding creatininase family protein, whose amino-acid sequence MASTDPPTRAHRYAQLTWPEVADRVAEDPVCVIPVATLEDHGYHLPIDTDAVIAETLAERAVLARSDRALLLPTVTHGYTPHHMDFPGSVTIDWKRFVDYLLDIGKSLIHHGFRRILFVNGHGSNVPLVDMAARLLMLERRDVLAATFWYLSTPESAELLARTRDSDQPGGMAHACELETSLYLAIHPELVQMDKAVREIPDWESENVWMDWNDGPLSIKGQWSGWTESGVIGDATVATAEKGRLWLEQAVREIAGHIDELAGRSPRPGRDHHDGAIDALPTREGTR is encoded by the coding sequence ATGGCTTCGACTGACCCCCCGACACGAGCGCACCGCTATGCCCAGCTGACGTGGCCGGAGGTGGCCGACCGTGTCGCGGAGGATCCGGTGTGCGTCATCCCGGTGGCGACGCTGGAGGACCACGGCTATCACCTGCCGATCGACACGGACGCGGTGATCGCCGAGACCCTCGCGGAGCGGGCCGTGCTCGCCCGCAGCGACCGCGCGCTGCTGCTGCCGACGGTGACGCACGGCTACACGCCCCACCACATGGACTTTCCCGGGTCCGTGACGATCGACTGGAAGCGGTTCGTCGACTACCTGCTGGACATCGGCAAGAGCCTGATCCACCACGGATTCCGGCGCATCCTGTTCGTGAACGGCCACGGGTCGAACGTCCCGCTGGTCGACATGGCCGCCCGCCTGCTGATGCTGGAGCGGCGTGACGTGCTGGCGGCGACGTTCTGGTACCTCTCGACGCCGGAATCGGCGGAGCTGCTCGCGCGGACGCGCGATTCCGACCAGCCGGGTGGCATGGCGCATGCGTGCGAGCTCGAGACCTCGCTGTACCTGGCGATCCACCCGGAGCTGGTGCAGATGGACAAGGCCGTGCGTGAGATCCCCGACTGGGAGTCGGAGAACGTCTGGATGGACTGGAACGACGGCCCGCTCTCGATCAAGGGGCAGTGGAGCGGGTGGACGGAGTCCGGCGTGATCGGCGACGCCACGGTGGCGACCGCCGAAAAGGGCCGCCTCTGGCTGGAGCAGGCGGTCCGCGAGATCGCGGGACATATCGACGAACTTGCCGGCCGCTCGCCGCGGCCGGGTCGTGATCATCATGACGGCGCGATCGACGCGCTGCCAACGAGGGAGGGAACCAGATGA
- a CDS encoding C45 family peptidase — protein sequence MRFSSSVTERRSDRRPLDLLRVAGSHREVGEQIGAHCADAIRRRCDALPPGAADAAAPYRAVTERELPWLVEELDAVADAAGADPMLLFAAGIEELDEQPAPEPGRGCSDLVACGPATVDGHVWVAHTNDLSASVEDELVAIEWRVPGDPVVFTVGIGPWISVGFNGSGLSLTGNEVTPNDNRIGIPRLMQVRDMLRRRTLDEAVAAALHPARASSYNNVLAHRDGRVVSVEGSATDAELLRPRDGRLAHTNHYVSERMRRYEGDGEYAAHSDVRYRRALAWLAPGDITPSTLRAALSDHTDAPDSICRHPHPGSETKTVFWCIADVTRGEITYGRGNPCDSDEQRYGFD from the coding sequence GTGAGATTTTCGAGCAGCGTTACGGAGCGCCGTAGCGACCGCCGGCCACTCGACCTCCTGCGCGTGGCGGGATCGCATCGGGAGGTGGGGGAGCAGATCGGCGCGCACTGCGCGGATGCCATCCGCCGGCGCTGCGATGCCCTCCCGCCCGGCGCGGCCGACGCCGCCGCGCCCTACCGGGCCGTCACCGAGCGTGAGCTGCCGTGGCTGGTGGAGGAGCTGGACGCCGTCGCCGATGCCGCCGGAGCCGATCCCATGCTGCTCTTCGCAGCAGGCATCGAGGAGCTGGACGAGCAGCCCGCACCGGAGCCGGGCCGCGGCTGCTCGGATCTCGTCGCCTGCGGCCCCGCGACGGTCGACGGCCACGTCTGGGTGGCCCACACGAACGATCTCTCGGCATCCGTCGAGGACGAGCTGGTCGCGATCGAGTGGCGCGTCCCCGGCGATCCGGTGGTCTTCACGGTCGGCATCGGTCCGTGGATCAGCGTCGGGTTCAACGGGTCGGGCCTCAGCCTGACCGGCAACGAGGTCACGCCCAACGACAACCGGATCGGCATCCCGCGCCTGATGCAGGTGCGCGACATGCTGCGACGCCGGACACTGGACGAGGCCGTCGCGGCCGCGCTGCACCCGGCCCGTGCGTCGTCGTACAACAACGTGCTCGCGCACCGGGACGGGCGAGTTGTCTCGGTCGAGGGTTCGGCCACCGACGCGGAGCTGCTGCGGCCGCGCGACGGCCGCCTTGCGCACACCAACCACTACGTCAGCGAGCGCATGCGCCGGTACGAGGGAGACGGTGAATATGCAGCGCATTCCGACGTCCGGTATCGTCGCGCCCTCGCATGGCTGGCACCAGGAGACATCACGCCGTCCACGCTCCGCGCCGCGCTGAGCGACCACACGGACGCCCCGGATTCGATCTGCCGGCATCCGCACCCCGGTTCCGAGACCAAGACTGTCTTTTGGTGCATCGCGGACGTCACAAGGGGAGAGATCACGTACGGCCGCGGCAACCCCTGCGATTCTGACGAGCAGCGCTATGGCTTCGACTGA
- a CDS encoding L-erythro-3,5-diaminohexanoate dehydrogenase, which yields MDQPGDQLTAGQLFGLDRVLDPPGAFPQPAQRLDSEARAGPAELLVAVERLNLDSASFRQLSDQAGGDAGAVAAAIERIVAERGKMHNPVTGSGGMLVGTVLEAGPAFRELRRVETGRRIASLISLTLTPLRLDRILEVDMRHGQVAVEGTAVLFPSSPFAELPGDIPERIALAALDVAGAPSRTAAMVRPGDTVLLIGGGGTSGLLSLHEARRGAGPAGTVVVADLQGAALDDVRSTGLADHVLAVDATDALALRAAVIAAAGGEADLTVNMVNVPGTELAAILSTRETGTILFFSMATSFTAAALGAEGVGRATTMVIGNGHMPDMGLTALRVLRDNRRIREIFEQRYGAP from the coding sequence ATGGACCAGCCCGGAGACCAGCTCACCGCCGGCCAGCTGTTCGGGCTCGATCGCGTCCTCGACCCGCCCGGCGCGTTTCCGCAGCCGGCGCAGCGGCTCGACAGCGAGGCGCGCGCCGGCCCGGCGGAGCTGCTCGTCGCGGTCGAGCGGCTGAACCTCGATTCAGCCTCGTTCCGCCAGCTGTCGGACCAGGCGGGCGGCGACGCCGGCGCGGTGGCGGCCGCGATCGAACGGATCGTCGCGGAGCGCGGCAAGATGCACAACCCGGTCACGGGGTCGGGCGGCATGCTGGTCGGCACGGTGCTGGAGGCGGGTCCGGCATTCCGCGAGCTGCGGCGTGTTGAGACCGGCCGCCGGATCGCGAGCCTGATCTCGCTGACCCTGACGCCGCTTCGGCTCGACCGGATCCTCGAGGTGGACATGCGTCATGGGCAGGTGGCGGTCGAGGGAACGGCAGTGCTGTTTCCGTCGAGCCCGTTCGCGGAGCTGCCGGGCGACATTCCGGAGCGGATCGCGCTCGCGGCGCTCGACGTGGCGGGCGCGCCGTCGCGCACGGCGGCCATGGTGCGCCCCGGCGACACCGTCCTGCTGATCGGAGGCGGCGGCACGTCGGGGCTGCTCTCGCTGCACGAGGCGCGCCGCGGCGCCGGGCCGGCCGGAACGGTGGTCGTTGCGGACCTCCAGGGCGCGGCGCTCGACGACGTCAGGTCGACGGGGCTCGCCGACCACGTGCTGGCGGTGGATGCGACCGACGCGCTGGCGCTCCGCGCGGCGGTGATCGCGGCGGCGGGCGGTGAGGCCGACCTGACGGTGAACATGGTCAACGTGCCGGGCACCGAGCTGGCCGCGATCCTCTCCACGCGGGAGACCGGCACCATCCTGTTCTTCTCGATGGCGACGTCGTTCACTGCCGCGGCGCTGGGCGCGGAGGGGGTGGGCCGGGCGACCACGATGGTGATCGGGAACGGCCACATGCCGGACATGGGGTTGACGGCGCTGCGCGTCCTACGGGACAATCGCCGCATCCGTGAGATTTTCGAGCAGCGTTACGGAGCGCCGTAG
- a CDS encoding GntR family transcriptional regulator — MAFSETTTAPRYRQVADVLAAEIESGSLEPGARLPSERTIAQRHGLSRMTARQAVELLLRRGLVTRRPGSGTYVAPGRVEHSLQRFAGFSEQMRAQGIEPGGRVLTVRLLRGEGSEAERALELVNGDACWMLKRVRFGNREPLVVEESYVPASVCPDLTRHDLAHSSLYEVMNRAYGVDPVRAHETIEPTACEPDAARHLGARAGAPCILVTRLAFDAAGRPVEYARDIYRGDRARFVVDLQRGS, encoded by the coding sequence ATGGCCTTCAGCGAGACGACGACCGCCCCGCGCTACCGGCAGGTCGCGGACGTGCTCGCGGCCGAGATCGAGTCGGGCTCGCTCGAGCCGGGCGCGCGGCTCCCATCCGAGCGGACGATCGCGCAGCGCCACGGCCTGTCACGCATGACCGCCCGCCAGGCGGTGGAGCTGCTGCTCCGCCGCGGCCTGGTCACGCGCCGCCCCGGGTCGGGCACGTACGTCGCTCCCGGGCGGGTCGAGCACAGCCTCCAGCGGTTCGCGGGGTTCTCCGAGCAGATGCGGGCGCAGGGCATCGAGCCGGGCGGTCGCGTCCTCACGGTGCGGCTGCTCCGCGGCGAGGGCTCCGAGGCGGAACGGGCGCTCGAGCTGGTCAACGGGGACGCGTGCTGGATGCTGAAGCGCGTCCGCTTCGGCAACCGCGAGCCGCTGGTGGTCGAGGAATCCTACGTGCCGGCGAGCGTCTGCCCCGACCTGACACGCCACGACCTCGCGCACAGCTCGCTCTACGAGGTGATGAACCGGGCCTACGGGGTGGATCCCGTGCGCGCGCACGAGACGATCGAGCCGACCGCGTGCGAGCCGGACGCAGCGAGGCACCTGGGCGCGCGGGCGGGGGCGCCGTGCATCCTCGTCACGCGCCTCGCGTTCGACGCGGCCGGCCGGCCGGTGGAGTACGCGCGCGACATCTACCGTGGCGACCGCGCGCGATTCGTGGTCGATCTGCAGCGCGGGTCGTGA
- the thrS gene encoding threonine--tRNA ligase, which produces MHVTLPDGTALELADGATGLDAAAAIGPRLAQAAVAVGVGDEVRDVRLPVADGEQVRILTDRDPEALAVLRHSTAHVMAEAVLHLWPGTKVAIGPAIADGFYYDFEFPQPISSDDLGRIEEEMRRILAADHPFVRTDGVDKGEILSRFAAEGQPYKLELAGDLPDGEISLYTQDGFEDLCRGPHLQSTRPIKAFKLLSTAGAYWRGNSDNTMLTRIYGTAFFSQRDLDAYVERLEQARLRDHRRLGRELDLFHFSDVSPGSPFWHPRGMVIWNELSDLWRTLNRERGYQEVRTPILYNVDVWKVSGHWEAYRENMYFTEVEAGDFGIKPMNCPGHVNIFGDRHRSYRDLPLRLAEQGLVHRHEPSGTLHGLMRVRHITQDDAHIFCTDEQIEDEVIGCLELAQEIYDIFDLDLRIELSTRPDKRIGGDAMWDAAEGALQRALERAGVAYELNEGDGAFYGPKIDLHMTDAIGRSWQMGTIQLDFQMPARFGIGYTGEDNADHVPAMIHRALFGAFERFIGILIEHYAGAFPVWIAPVQAVVVPVADRHNDYAQRVVDDLRAAGLRAEADVRSESVGKKIAESEHQRIPRILVVGDREVDSGTVSVRVRGEGDAGARPLAELRDELVAESAPPRRERS; this is translated from the coding sequence ATGCATGTCACCCTGCCGGACGGAACCGCACTCGAGCTGGCGGACGGCGCGACCGGCCTGGACGCGGCGGCCGCGATCGGCCCCCGGCTGGCCCAGGCCGCGGTAGCCGTGGGCGTGGGAGACGAGGTGCGCGACGTTCGGCTGCCGGTGGCCGACGGCGAGCAGGTTCGCATCCTCACCGACCGCGATCCCGAGGCGCTCGCCGTGCTCCGCCACTCCACCGCGCACGTGATGGCCGAGGCCGTGCTGCACCTCTGGCCCGGCACCAAGGTCGCCATCGGGCCGGCGATCGCCGACGGGTTCTACTACGACTTCGAGTTCCCGCAGCCGATCTCGTCCGACGACCTCGGCCGGATCGAGGAGGAGATGCGCCGGATCCTCGCTGCCGACCACCCCTTCGTGCGCACGGACGGGGTCGACAAGGGCGAGATCCTCTCGCGCTTTGCGGCCGAGGGGCAGCCGTACAAGCTGGAGCTGGCCGGCGACCTGCCCGACGGCGAGATCAGCCTCTACACGCAGGACGGATTCGAGGACCTCTGCCGGGGGCCGCACCTTCAGAGCACCAGGCCGATCAAGGCGTTCAAGCTGCTCTCGACCGCCGGCGCGTACTGGCGGGGCAACTCGGACAACACCATGCTGACCCGCATCTACGGCACCGCGTTCTTCTCGCAGAGGGATCTCGACGCCTACGTGGAGCGGCTGGAGCAGGCGCGCCTGCGCGACCACCGCCGGCTGGGCCGCGAGCTGGATCTGTTCCACTTCTCGGACGTCTCGCCCGGCTCCCCGTTCTGGCACCCCCGCGGGATGGTGATATGGAACGAGCTGTCCGACCTGTGGCGGACGCTGAACCGCGAGCGCGGCTACCAGGAGGTGCGCACGCCGATCCTCTACAACGTCGACGTGTGGAAGGTCTCCGGCCACTGGGAGGCATACCGCGAGAACATGTACTTCACCGAGGTGGAGGCCGGGGACTTCGGCATCAAGCCGATGAACTGCCCGGGGCACGTCAACATCTTCGGCGACCGCCATCGCAGCTACCGCGACCTCCCGCTCCGGCTCGCCGAGCAGGGCCTCGTCCACCGCCATGAGCCGTCCGGCACGCTGCACGGGCTGATGCGCGTCCGCCACATCACGCAGGATGACGCGCACATCTTCTGCACCGACGAGCAGATCGAGGACGAGGTGATCGGCTGCCTCGAGCTTGCGCAGGAGATCTACGACATCTTCGACCTCGACCTGCGCATCGAGCTGTCGACCCGCCCGGACAAGCGGATCGGCGGCGACGCGATGTGGGATGCCGCGGAGGGCGCCCTCCAGCGCGCTCTCGAGCGGGCGGGCGTGGCATACGAGCTGAACGAGGGCGACGGCGCGTTCTACGGCCCAAAGATCGACCTGCACATGACGGATGCGATCGGCCGGTCGTGGCAGATGGGGACGATCCAGCTGGACTTCCAGATGCCTGCACGGTTCGGGATCGGCTACACCGGCGAGGACAACGCCGACCATGTGCCCGCCATGATCCACCGCGCGCTGTTCGGGGCGTTCGAGCGGTTCATCGGCATCCTGATCGAGCACTACGCCGGTGCCTTCCCGGTGTGGATCGCGCCGGTGCAGGCGGTGGTCGTCCCGGTTGCCGACCGCCACAACGACTACGCGCAGCGCGTCGTCGACGACCTGCGAGCGGCGGGGCTGCGCGCCGAGGCGGACGTCCGCAGCGAGTCGGTCGGGAAGAAGATCGCCGAGTCCGAGCACCAGCGCATCCCGCGCATCCTCGTGGTCGGAGACCGGGAGGTCGACTCGGGAACGGTGTCCGTGCGCGTCCGCGGCGAGGGGGACGCCGGTGCACGCCCGCTCGCGGAGCTGCGCGACGAGCTGGTCGCTGAGTCGGCACCGCCGCGTCGCGAGCGCTCCTGA
- a CDS encoding ATP-binding protein, producing the protein MAELTVLLALALAAALAVLAVRERERRRALAAVGAGGDLDRAVRTLLDDRADRASLDAALALRDALIDASPTPVMLFDRGARLVRANAAAREAITDLEVGATAAVQAIATAVHDALAGRPPRPFDVTVYEPERRRFHAHLRPYADREARSCVVVLADESAEADYRDARRLFSAGVSHELRTPLARMLALIDTLALPLTDPEREETMDQMRDEIDAMRELIEDMMLLARLDAEGVAGGERCDVEEAVTACLERHREVAADAGMTLEGHAPGALAAGVPRRLVDVVLDNLVGNALRHAGEGASVEVRAGEADGAVELVVADTGAGIPAEHVSRVFERFHRVEGSRTGPGTGLGLAIVKHIAEAHGGRALMESVEGEGTTVRVLLPAPAPPHQLPATGAGGLTSV; encoded by the coding sequence ATGGCGGAGCTCACCGTCCTGCTCGCGCTGGCCCTGGCAGCCGCGCTCGCGGTGCTCGCTGTCCGCGAGCGCGAGCGACGGCGGGCGCTGGCCGCAGTCGGCGCCGGCGGCGACCTCGACCGAGCGGTTCGGACGCTCCTCGACGACCGCGCCGATCGCGCGTCGCTGGACGCCGCGCTGGCTCTGCGCGACGCGCTGATCGACGCGTCGCCGACGCCGGTGATGCTGTTCGATCGGGGCGCGCGGCTGGTGCGCGCCAACGCCGCAGCCCGGGAGGCCATCACCGACCTCGAGGTGGGCGCGACGGCGGCGGTGCAGGCGATCGCGACGGCGGTGCACGACGCGCTTGCCGGGCGTCCCCCGCGTCCGTTCGACGTGACCGTCTACGAGCCCGAGCGGCGGCGCTTCCACGCCCACCTGCGCCCCTACGCCGACCGGGAGGCGCGGTCATGCGTCGTCGTGCTGGCGGACGAGAGCGCCGAGGCCGACTATCGCGATGCGCGACGCCTCTTCTCGGCCGGCGTGTCGCACGAGCTGCGCACGCCGCTGGCGCGCATGCTGGCGCTGATCGACACGCTCGCACTGCCGCTCACCGACCCCGAGCGTGAGGAGACGATGGATCAGATGCGCGACGAGATCGACGCGATGCGCGAGCTGATCGAGGACATGATGCTGCTGGCGCGGCTGGACGCCGAAGGGGTGGCCGGGGGCGAGCGCTGCGACGTGGAGGAGGCGGTGACGGCCTGCCTGGAGCGCCACCGCGAGGTGGCCGCCGACGCCGGGATGACGCTCGAGGGCCACGCTCCCGGCGCCCTGGCCGCCGGAGTGCCGCGGCGGCTCGTCGACGTGGTGCTGGACAACCTGGTCGGCAACGCACTCCGCCATGCCGGGGAGGGCGCGTCCGTGGAGGTGCGGGCCGGCGAGGCGGACGGCGCGGTCGAGCTGGTGGTGGCGGACACGGGCGCCGGCATCCCGGCCGAGCACGTCTCGCGCGTGTTCGAGCGCTTCCACCGCGTGGAGGGATCACGGACCGGCCCCGGCACCGGCCTCGGGCTCGCGATCGTCAAGCACATCGCCGAGGCGCACGGCGGGCGAGCCCTCATGGAGAGCGTCGAGGGCGAGGGCACCACCGTCCGCGTGCTGCTGCCCGCGCCCGCGCCGCCGCACCAGCTGCCCGCGACGGGTGCGGGCGGGCTCACGTCGGTCTAG
- a CDS encoding response regulator transcription factor, whose translation MPRVLIAEDDRVIANAMAAHLRRAGMDVEIAEDGERAIAKLRFERPDVAVLDLMLPGMDGWRITETLRAEGIETPIVIVSARGSEHDKVHALGIGGDDYLAKPFGMRELVARVEAVLRRAGMGPAAAGAETIAAGDLRIDPNLHAALLEDEDVGLTPTEFRLLYVLAGERGRALTRDQLQQRVWGIPHRHRDRTVDVCVRKLRDKIDRRAGAYTYIQTHYGVGYRFDAVPKGMPAAQPGGGMETIA comes from the coding sequence ATGCCCCGAGTGCTGATCGCGGAGGACGATCGCGTCATCGCCAACGCCATGGCGGCGCACCTCCGACGTGCCGGCATGGACGTCGAGATCGCGGAGGACGGAGAGCGCGCGATCGCCAAGCTCCGCTTCGAGCGCCCGGACGTGGCCGTCCTCGACCTGATGCTGCCCGGCATGGACGGCTGGCGGATCACCGAGACGCTTCGCGCCGAGGGCATCGAGACGCCGATCGTGATCGTCAGCGCGCGCGGGTCGGAGCACGACAAGGTGCATGCGCTCGGGATCGGCGGGGACGACTACCTGGCCAAGCCGTTCGGCATGCGGGAGCTGGTCGCCCGCGTGGAGGCCGTCCTGCGACGCGCCGGCATGGGCCCCGCGGCGGCCGGCGCCGAGACGATCGCGGCCGGCGACCTGCGGATCGACCCGAACCTGCATGCCGCGCTGCTCGAGGATGAGGACGTCGGCCTCACGCCAACGGAGTTCCGGCTGCTCTACGTCCTCGCGGGCGAGCGCGGCCGGGCCCTCACGCGCGACCAGCTCCAGCAGCGGGTGTGGGGCATCCCGCACCGCCACCGCGACCGCACAGTCGACGTGTGCGTGCGCAAGCTCCGGGACAAGATCGACCGCCGCGCCGGTGCCTACACGTACATCCAGACGCACTACGGCGTCGGCTACCGCTTCGATGCCGTGCCCAAGGGCATGCCGGCAGCGCAGCCGGGCGGTGGCATGGAGACGATCGCCTAG
- a CDS encoding NUDIX hydrolase: protein MQPRDDIVRAAGAVLVRDGLVAVVHRPKYDDWTLPKGKHEPGESDPDAARREVLEETGFRGAIAGDLGTVEYEVVRGGRTLPKTVRYYVMHAIAGVFEAGDEVDELRWLPRDRAMELLTYARDRDVLGRWRP, encoded by the coding sequence GTGCAGCCCCGCGATGACATCGTCCGCGCCGCCGGCGCAGTCCTGGTGCGAGACGGCCTGGTCGCCGTCGTGCACCGGCCGAAGTACGACGACTGGACGCTGCCGAAGGGCAAGCATGAGCCGGGTGAGTCCGACCCCGATGCGGCCCGTCGCGAGGTGCTCGAGGAGACGGGCTTTCGCGGCGCGATCGCCGGCGACCTCGGAACCGTCGAGTACGAGGTCGTGCGCGGGGGGCGCACGCTGCCGAAGACCGTCCGCTACTACGTCATGCACGCGATCGCGGGGGTGTTCGAGGCCGGCGACGAGGTCGACGAGCTGCGCTGGCTGCCGCGCGACCGGGCGATGGAGCTCCTGACCTACGCGCGCGACCGCGACGTCCTCGGGCGATGGCGGCCGTGA